The following proteins are encoded in a genomic region of Syntrophotaleaceae bacterium:
- a CDS encoding OmpA family protein, whose amino-acid sequence MKLSSSLKRNGQVDEENPYWISFSDIMSGLLVIFVLASLALILELTQTRVVVNDAIREIAKAETVRRDILREVASELQGKNIPVEISDNDTVLRIPDHLLTFETNEYRIPPQAGLERTVLEIGAVLFRAIDREKRWQYLDTIFIEGHTDRRASPRHMGNWGLSTFRAISVWNFWNEKLPKESRLEDLVNHSGTPLFSVSGYGKTRPVQVEQETEADFQKNRRIDIRFTVRRPAMKDFQNIKKLMDE is encoded by the coding sequence ATGAAACTGAGCAGCTCCCTGAAACGAAATGGACAGGTGGATGAAGAAAATCCGTATTGGATCTCTTTTTCGGACATTATGTCCGGGCTATTGGTAATTTTCGTTCTTGCCTCTTTGGCCTTGATTCTTGAGTTGACTCAAACCCGTGTTGTGGTCAATGACGCCATCCGAGAAATTGCCAAGGCGGAAACCGTGCGTCGAGATATTCTGCGGGAAGTGGCGTCCGAACTTCAGGGCAAGAATATTCCGGTAGAAATCAGCGACAACGACACGGTTCTGCGAATCCCAGACCACTTGTTGACTTTCGAGACCAATGAGTACCGAATTCCTCCGCAAGCCGGTTTGGAGAGAACTGTTCTCGAAATAGGTGCGGTTTTGTTCCGGGCCATAGACCGAGAAAAGAGGTGGCAGTACCTCGATACGATCTTTATCGAGGGGCATACAGACCGTCGCGCTTCACCCAGGCATATGGGCAACTGGGGACTCTCGACCTTTAGAGCAATATCGGTATGGAATTTCTGGAACGAAAAACTTCCCAAGGAATCACGTTTGGAAGATCTTGTTAACCATAGTGGAACGCCTTTATTCTCTGTGAGCGGATATGGAAAGACAAGACCCGTTCAAGTGGAACAGGAGACCGAGGCCGATTTTCAGAAGAATAGAAGAATCGACATACGATTTACCGTTCGACGTCCAGCCATGAAAGATTTCCAAAACATCAAGAAATTGATGGATGAATGA
- a CDS encoding EH signature domain-containing protein, which produces MLNLVFHLPEWKTADFAVLERCKNKMQDLAGKTGKGSDRFKKACQRLWKLAKDGRGHAMAGEIHSSIDVRALTHLLGKNKDFFQDVPVTEDLLESLYKPRPKLGRLSLLQLITAFFVHFDEIAEREVFNRLCDLICLEIAQNFGQSGEGDFAILNKHRNILFTINGPKNLVTYAKTFGIDLDQALKDLAVDGCQEGRFQRVARFHYYLQTIRELSVGEDHPVLTEICKPQVYNAPAEEGRLMGHEILTLLIDRSLPSDVSDTWRRVIVTIAGDPRVPQASQRYQKWWAFLGEDRIRKVRGWLSRFDLLLFLGILQEYGESTWNSDLMRMFPARKAFLEGLYRQGLISDSRLFVGKHAEKYLNKNYLRHELPEYAFVKDPYRSMIYLRVGEVHLIEGSHSFKLWVFPKLPSQINLMDYSNKEFTPQELSSDIRYAYLKEFNSDWNRIADIIHNPNITWQAKAIEHLRNLGVELDVEELFSKEDYRSYKYRFGL; this is translated from the coding sequence TTGCTAAATCTGGTGTTCCATCTTCCCGAATGGAAAACCGCGGATTTTGCCGTTCTTGAAAGGTGCAAGAACAAAATGCAAGATCTTGCAGGGAAGACGGGTAAAGGATCCGACCGCTTTAAAAAAGCCTGCCAACGGCTTTGGAAATTGGCAAAAGATGGCAGGGGCCATGCCATGGCCGGCGAGATCCACAGCTCTATTGATGTCCGGGCTTTGACCCATTTGCTTGGAAAAAACAAGGATTTTTTCCAAGATGTTCCAGTTACCGAAGATCTTTTGGAGAGCCTCTACAAGCCACGTCCAAAGTTAGGGCGACTCAGCCTCCTGCAATTGATTACAGCCTTTTTTGTTCATTTTGACGAAATCGCAGAGAGAGAAGTTTTTAATCGCCTTTGTGATCTTATTTGTTTGGAGATAGCTCAAAATTTTGGACAGTCGGGGGAGGGTGATTTTGCAATCCTGAATAAGCACAGGAATATTTTATTCACCATCAATGGTCCCAAAAATTTGGTGACTTATGCCAAAACCTTTGGCATTGACCTGGACCAGGCCCTAAAAGATCTGGCCGTGGATGGATGCCAGGAGGGCCGTTTTCAAAGGGTGGCGCGTTTTCACTATTACCTGCAAACAATCAGGGAACTTTCTGTTGGTGAAGACCATCCTGTGCTTACTGAAATTTGCAAACCCCAGGTCTACAATGCTCCGGCCGAAGAGGGGCGTCTCATGGGCCACGAAATTCTTACTCTGTTGATCGACAGGTCTTTACCAAGTGATGTTTCCGATACCTGGCGACGAGTCATTGTAACGATAGCAGGTGACCCTCGCGTGCCGCAGGCAAGCCAAAGGTATCAAAAATGGTGGGCTTTCCTCGGTGAAGATCGAATTCGTAAAGTCAGGGGTTGGCTTTCGCGTTTTGACCTTTTGCTTTTTCTGGGAATATTGCAGGAATACGGAGAAAGCACATGGAACTCTGATCTGATGCGAATGTTTCCAGCTCGAAAGGCTTTTCTGGAAGGGCTTTACCGTCAGGGGTTAATTTCGGACAGCAGGTTGTTCGTAGGTAAGCATGCCGAAAAATATCTGAATAAAAATTATCTCCGGCATGAACTTCCAGAATATGCCTTTGTCAAGGATCCCTATCGATCAATGATATATCTACGCGTAGGGGAAGTGCATTTGATAGAGGGAAGTCATAGCTTTAAACTTTGGGTTTTTCCTAAATTGCCATCTCAAATTAATCTCATGGATTATTCGAATAAAGAATTTACTCCTCAAGAGCTTAGTTCAGATATAAGATATGCTTATCTTAAAGAATTCAATTCTGATTGGAACAGAATTGCTGATATTATACACAATCCAAATATTACTTGGCAGGCAAAAGCGATTGAACATTTAAGAAACCTGGGTGTTGAACTAGATGTTGAAGAGCTCTTCTCTAAGGAAGATTACAGGTCCTATAAGTATCGATTCGGATTGTGA
- a CDS encoding restriction endonuclease produces MENVISSYDEIKLTKSCNEIKNLLNNEEIEKIINNKKESCPNSTTIIDKVKIGGFVGKLCLFKNVLIFIRLIDDVRSIFVEIEFEDFDKLVIMHSSSANFNLYKNREHLININFPNYDGETVAKHFQHLIVKRENEIKKRENELARARVFEKLYREDLEVLLNGYITKIHKNMFLNLQEYREFIEKLNYITKVSKGFTSFYEDYHYFVKFLNLLTEKYKIDISLQDVKYVVEFLETKSIDIFAEECQELDLYYTHSLQEVSLNSLLLSHLQNISSEDPRSISLLACKSIKNGLIKNLSYVEAYELIDLKIGEINFHTDLESYENYLFDNQTFNSFDWRQVDSLSGEEFELLVESIMTKSGYVCETTKKTGDQGVDIIAKKNNIKIAIQAKRHSYPVSNSAIQEVLAGKEFYSCQKAIVVATNVFTKSAKELAAKTNVILWDRDYLMQKLQEVF; encoded by the coding sequence ATGGAAAATGTTATATCTTCTTATGACGAAATTAAACTAACGAAATCCTGCAATGAAATAAAAAATTTGTTAAATAATGAGGAAATCGAAAAAATAATAAATAACAAAAAGGAAAGCTGTCCGAATTCTACCACAATCATTGACAAGGTCAAAATTGGTGGGTTTGTTGGTAAGTTGTGTTTATTTAAAAATGTTTTGATTTTTATTAGACTGATTGACGATGTCAGGTCAATATTTGTAGAAATTGAATTCGAAGATTTTGACAAATTAGTTATTATGCACAGCAGCTCTGCTAATTTTAATTTATATAAAAACAGAGAGCACCTTATTAATATCAATTTCCCAAATTATGACGGTGAAACAGTTGCCAAGCACTTTCAGCATTTAATAGTTAAAAGAGAAAATGAAATAAAAAAAAGAGAAAATGAATTGGCAAGGGCGAGGGTATTTGAAAAGTTATATCGTGAAGATTTAGAAGTTTTACTTAATGGCTACATCACTAAGATTCATAAAAATATGTTTCTAAATCTACAAGAATATAGAGAATTTATTGAAAAACTTAATTATATCACCAAAGTTTCGAAAGGATTCACATCATTTTATGAAGATTATCACTATTTCGTCAAATTTTTGAATCTTCTTACAGAAAAGTACAAAATTGACATAAGTTTACAAGATGTAAAATACGTTGTTGAATTTTTGGAAACTAAATCTATTGATATTTTTGCAGAGGAATGTCAAGAATTAGATTTATATTACACACATTCTTTACAAGAAGTATCTTTAAATTCTCTTTTATTGTCACATCTGCAAAATATTTCATCAGAAGACCCAAGATCAATTTCATTGCTTGCATGTAAGTCTATAAAAAACGGGTTAATTAAAAATTTAAGCTACGTCGAAGCTTATGAATTAATTGATTTGAAAATTGGAGAAATCAACTTTCATACTGATCTCGAATCTTATGAAAATTATCTCTTTGATAACCAAACGTTCAATTCATTTGATTGGAGACAAGTAGATTCTTTGTCTGGTGAAGAATTCGAGCTTTTAGTTGAATCTATAATGACAAAAAGTGGTTATGTATGTGAAACAACAAAAAAGACAGGTGATCAGGGTGTTGATATTATAGCAAAGAAAAACAATATAAAAATAGCTATTCAAGCTAAGAGGCATTCATACCCTGTTTCAAACTCAGCCATTCAGGAGGTGCTTGCTGGCAAGGAGTTTTATAGCTGCCAAAAGGCAATTGTGGTGGCCACTAATGTTTTTACCAAGTCAGCAAAAGAATTAGCTGCAAAAACCAATGTCATATTATGGGACAGAGATTATTTAATGCAAAAACTGCAAGAAGTCTTTTGA
- a CDS encoding helix-turn-helix transcriptional regulator, translated as MDLKIKLKSLRNYLGHSQVTLGQELGVSDAFISQLEHGRRLTDRNHYRKLAKLVADNHSQVDENRIFLELVILDFKRRDPELYELLCFNRFDYEREDSDASCPLFQGSGEICNHEGFPCCKNKKK; from the coding sequence ATGGATTTGAAAATTAAGTTGAAATCTTTGCGTAACTATCTTGGGCACAGTCAAGTTACATTAGGTCAGGAGCTTGGAGTTTCAGACGCTTTTATCTCACAATTAGAACACGGTCGTCGACTAACCGATAGAAACCATTATCGGAAATTAGCCAAATTGGTTGCGGATAATCATAGCCAGGTCGATGAGAATCGAATTTTTCTTGAGTTAGTCATTCTTGATTTTAAACGTAGGGATCCAGAGCTTTATGAGCTCCTCTGTTTCAATAGATTTGATTATGAAAGGGAGGATTCCGATGCTTCATGCCCGCTCTTTCAGGGTTCGGGCGAAATCTGCAACCATGAAGGTTTTCCGTGCTGCAAAAACAAGAAAAAATAA
- a CDS encoding DEAD/DEAH box helicase, whose protein sequence is MSLTNFIKKIIAKDRNERRFAQIADQEGLNFVLPKDIFEACENGQGSGWLLHQYVCLKMMEEQGMALRIANGFTIPSDFAVRLEPDAADLLELPPPFKGRFDSRVTGQTGQSAFSVQINPVLPTGERVPVYKLKGPCLQLSPQECFLLSAAEWQALKAVDEHQRLAPEEKTEHLNLDLVGKLQASQEHGMPIDLSHFNILKVSQPEKVGVTATEQPDGSLVLVPSFGTGAATDDIQSRLGQLNQANGLGTLRVRDQIIVLDETRLKATQEIISNRRIPKSQVQAFLKTPSAFLDASLVDLETGFSLRVKGATRFQFMQFGETDTSGIDWFFSSKSAEDAEELKAVIGSKEELEEFRKKVEIARQQGAEVVAFGGKLIDISFPEKIEKECAAIERTLNRFHPEEKRSLPTESDTEERSTVFLEEVEDLGPELLKKAESSSYPRAIDYSVFSRSPFPHQAQGIEWMMGLMHSSLQGESDDVQRIQGALLADDMGLGKTYMALVGIGEFYSHLRASSLTEKPVLVIAPLSLLENWEDEVAQTFAKSPFRDIVVLQAGRDLKRFKIAGAPPEIRQRLADEDVLPEDAIRYALKVGGAYGAERLDMPKRLVLSTYQTLRDYQFSLCRVDWSVVVFDEAQNIKNPNALQTRAAKGLKAYFKLLATGTPVENSLSDFWCLMDTAQPGLLGTWPDFREEYVKPINQAPPDETDNVRLDVGKKLRQDVGPFMLRRLKEDHIEGLPEKRVFTGVPNNGFGGWAFKPEIKSVMRGHQLSRYDEIIDGYSQQRMEGQGRGLALGSLMQLREVSLHPSLADVKKLVTSSKNEALQVLGQSAKLENVVSILEEIKSRREKVIIFAMTKKLQRALKVWLEQIFGIRIDIINGDTQAVASKGKSLTRKGIISEFEDASGFGIIIMSPIAAGVGLTIVGANNVIHLERHWNPAKESQATDRIYRIGQKKDVNIYLPALHHPKLSSFDVNLDRLLSKKINLKDAVVTPQIVTQEELEESLFSH, encoded by the coding sequence ATGTCTCTAACGAATTTTATTAAAAAAATCATCGCGAAAGACAGAAATGAGAGGCGCTTTGCTCAGATTGCCGACCAAGAGGGTCTTAATTTTGTTTTACCCAAAGATATATTTGAGGCCTGCGAAAACGGACAGGGTAGCGGCTGGCTTTTGCATCAATATGTATGCCTGAAGATGATGGAAGAACAGGGGATGGCACTCCGGATTGCAAACGGTTTTACCATTCCTTCCGATTTTGCAGTAAGGTTGGAGCCTGATGCCGCTGATCTTCTGGAACTTCCTCCACCTTTCAAAGGGCGCTTTGATTCCAGGGTAACCGGGCAAACCGGTCAGAGCGCCTTTTCCGTACAAATCAATCCAGTCCTGCCTACCGGTGAAAGAGTACCCGTTTATAAGTTGAAGGGACCCTGCCTTCAACTTAGTCCCCAAGAATGTTTTCTTTTATCTGCCGCTGAATGGCAGGCTCTCAAGGCGGTTGATGAGCACCAGCGGTTGGCTCCAGAAGAAAAAACCGAACATCTCAACCTTGATCTGGTTGGAAAACTGCAGGCCTCTCAAGAACATGGAATGCCTATCGACCTTTCCCATTTCAATATTTTGAAAGTCTCCCAGCCCGAGAAAGTTGGAGTAACCGCGACCGAGCAGCCAGACGGCAGCCTTGTGTTAGTTCCGTCCTTTGGAACAGGAGCTGCCACTGACGATATTCAATCACGCCTAGGACAGTTGAATCAAGCGAACGGCCTCGGCACTTTAAGGGTTAGGGACCAAATTATCGTTTTGGATGAAACGCGTCTGAAAGCTACCCAGGAAATCATCAGTAATCGTCGGATTCCAAAATCGCAAGTCCAGGCATTCCTTAAGACGCCATCGGCCTTTTTGGATGCATCGTTGGTTGATCTCGAGACGGGATTTTCCTTACGAGTGAAAGGGGCAACCCGGTTTCAGTTCATGCAGTTTGGTGAAACCGATACCTCTGGAATCGACTGGTTTTTTTCTAGTAAGTCGGCCGAAGATGCCGAGGAACTGAAGGCAGTTATTGGAAGTAAGGAGGAGTTGGAAGAGTTTCGAAAAAAAGTCGAAATTGCAAGGCAGCAAGGGGCCGAGGTTGTTGCCTTCGGCGGAAAACTTATCGACATCTCCTTCCCAGAGAAGATCGAAAAAGAATGTGCGGCAATTGAAAGGACTTTAAATAGATTTCATCCAGAAGAAAAACGTTCCCTTCCTACTGAATCTGATACAGAAGAGCGTTCCACAGTCTTTTTGGAAGAGGTTGAAGATCTTGGTCCTGAGTTGTTGAAAAAGGCGGAATCCTCCTCATATCCAAGAGCCATCGATTATTCCGTTTTCTCCCGGTCCCCCTTTCCCCACCAGGCGCAAGGCATTGAATGGATGATGGGGCTAATGCACTCATCACTGCAAGGTGAATCTGATGACGTGCAACGAATCCAGGGGGCTTTATTGGCCGATGATATGGGTTTGGGGAAAACTTACATGGCCCTGGTGGGGATTGGTGAGTTCTATAGCCATTTACGGGCTTCTTCACTTACCGAAAAGCCCGTTTTGGTCATCGCTCCGCTTAGCCTTCTTGAAAACTGGGAAGATGAGGTCGCCCAGACCTTCGCTAAATCCCCCTTTCGCGACATTGTGGTATTGCAAGCGGGAAGGGATTTAAAACGATTCAAGATAGCCGGAGCGCCACCTGAAATCCGACAGAGACTTGCTGACGAGGATGTCCTTCCCGAAGATGCCATTCGATATGCCTTGAAGGTTGGCGGTGCCTATGGAGCCGAGCGGCTGGACATGCCAAAGCGATTAGTCCTGTCTACCTATCAAACTCTCCGGGATTATCAGTTCTCCCTTTGTCGGGTCGACTGGAGCGTAGTGGTTTTTGACGAAGCCCAGAACATAAAAAACCCGAACGCTTTGCAAACCAGAGCAGCCAAAGGGCTGAAAGCCTACTTCAAATTGCTCGCGACCGGTACTCCAGTTGAAAACAGCCTTTCTGATTTCTGGTGCCTGATGGATACGGCCCAACCCGGATTGCTGGGCACCTGGCCCGATTTCCGGGAGGAATATGTCAAACCAATCAACCAGGCTCCTCCCGATGAGACTGATAATGTGCGATTAGATGTGGGGAAAAAGTTGCGACAGGACGTTGGTCCATTCATGCTGCGGCGACTGAAGGAAGACCATATTGAGGGCTTACCCGAGAAGCGAGTATTTACTGGTGTGCCCAATAATGGTTTTGGCGGATGGGCATTCAAGCCTGAGATCAAAAGTGTAATGCGGGGGCATCAGTTATCCCGTTACGACGAAATTATCGATGGCTACAGCCAGCAGCGCATGGAAGGGCAGGGAAGGGGACTTGCTCTTGGATCATTGATGCAACTACGCGAGGTGTCTTTGCACCCATCTCTTGCCGATGTGAAAAAGTTGGTGACGAGTTCTAAAAATGAAGCGCTACAGGTTCTCGGTCAATCTGCCAAGTTGGAAAACGTAGTTTCGATTCTGGAGGAGATAAAATCCCGGCGGGAAAAAGTCATTATCTTCGCCATGACGAAAAAACTGCAAAGGGCCCTGAAGGTTTGGCTGGAGCAAATTTTCGGGATAAGGATCGACATCATCAATGGGGACACTCAGGCTGTTGCATCTAAAGGGAAAAGTCTGACTCGAAAAGGGATAATTTCCGAATTCGAGGACGCTTCTGGGTTTGG
- the ltrA gene encoding group II intron reverse transcriptase/maturase — MTIEEAEALVEISGAAPEGSDRKSQEYGTGASNVTACREPSWTEAETRLMEEVVSRGNMMAAYDRVVGNKGAPGIDGMQVGELKGYLVKEWPRIKEDLLNGSYQPQPVRKVEIPKPGGGVRMLGIPTVLDRLIQQALHQELMRLFDTGFSDSSYGFRPGRSAHQAVQAARRHVAEGRRWVVDIDLEKFFDRVGHDVLMARVARKVKDPRVLRLIRRYLRAGVLEGGIVSPRVEGTPQGGPLSPLLSNILLDEFDKELERRGHAFCRYADDCNIYVRSRQSAERVMASLIQFLEQRLKLKVNRVKSAVGRPWERTFLGYRMTFHKKPRLKVAEGSVKRFKANLRELFRRGRGHSLKRVIEESTPKLRGWIAYFRLAEVKGIFEELDSWVRRKLRCILWRQWKRSFTRARNLMRRGLSELRAWRSAQNGRGPWWNAGASHMHDAFRKSFFDKLGLICLVDSLRRFQSAL; from the coding sequence ATGACGATCGAAGAAGCAGAAGCCCTGGTTGAGATATCAGGGGCCGCGCCCGAGGGTAGCGACCGGAAGTCGCAAGAGTATGGCACAGGTGCGTCAAACGTCACGGCATGCCGGGAACCGTCCTGGACGGAAGCGGAGACGCGGCTGATGGAAGAGGTTGTCAGTCGCGGCAACATGATGGCGGCCTACGACCGGGTGGTTGGCAACAAGGGAGCCCCCGGCATCGACGGGATGCAGGTGGGTGAGCTGAAAGGCTACCTGGTCAAGGAATGGCCGCGCATCAAGGAGGACCTGCTGAACGGAAGCTACCAGCCCCAACCGGTGCGGAAGGTCGAGATACCCAAGCCCGGCGGCGGGGTGCGCATGCTCGGCATTCCCACGGTGCTGGACCGGCTCATTCAGCAGGCGCTGCATCAGGAGCTGATGCGGCTGTTCGATACCGGATTCTCCGATAGCTCCTACGGGTTTCGGCCCGGACGGAGCGCCCACCAGGCGGTACAAGCAGCCCGCAGGCATGTGGCCGAAGGGCGGCGGTGGGTGGTCGATATCGACCTGGAGAAGTTCTTCGACCGGGTCGGACACGACGTGCTTATGGCACGAGTGGCCCGCAAGGTCAAAGACCCCCGTGTACTGCGACTGATCCGCAGATACCTGAGGGCCGGAGTGCTCGAAGGGGGGATCGTCTCGCCACGGGTGGAAGGGACGCCGCAAGGCGGCCCGCTCTCGCCGCTGTTGTCGAACATCCTGCTTGACGAGTTCGACAAGGAACTGGAGAGGCGCGGCCACGCCTTCTGCCGTTATGCCGATGATTGCAACATTTACGTGCGCAGTCGGCAATCGGCGGAGCGGGTCATGGCTTCGCTGATCCAGTTTCTCGAACAGCGGCTGAAACTCAAGGTCAACCGCGTCAAAAGCGCCGTTGGCCGCCCCTGGGAGAGAACCTTTCTGGGTTACAGGATGACCTTTCACAAGAAACCGCGGCTCAAGGTGGCTGAAGGCTCTGTGAAACGGTTCAAGGCCAACCTCAGAGAGCTCTTTCGTCGGGGAAGGGGACACAGCCTCAAACGGGTCATCGAAGAGTCCACCCCGAAACTGCGGGGATGGATCGCCTACTTTCGGCTGGCGGAAGTCAAAGGCATCTTCGAAGAACTGGATAGCTGGGTCAGGCGGAAACTACGCTGCATTCTGTGGCGGCAGTGGAAGCGCTCTTTTACGCGGGCCAGGAATTTGATGCGGCGGGGATTGTCGGAACTCAGAGCATGGAGGTCGGCTCAAAACGGGCGAGGCCCCTGGTGGAATGCAGGAGCCTCGCACATGCACGATGCGTTTCGAAAATCCTTCTTCGATAAACTGGGGCTGATCTGCTTGGTAGACAGTCTCAGACGCTTTCAGAGTGCTTTGTGA
- the zorA gene encoding anti-phage ZorAB system protein ZorA codes for MPQQNFSVIHLMPHFSEVFQGNFSSSHGLSAAIVLFLLVVAIGFLSFAISKYLQAKRQILFYETLVSGINQSELAGRQREITQNALQHSDYGKLWKEFDETLVISPDGTRLFNTLDAEHFFNNHTLARGLTENRLLAAVPGFLTAIGVIGTFAGLQMGLGSLELSQQAGVEALQQGIGHMIKGASVAFLTSVWGVFTSVLFNFIEKMLERGVKKRIANLQNLIDYLYPRINAEQSLVSIVDHTRNSSETLQGLAEKIGDRLQESLLQVSDNIRTGLEESLSLIMAPAIQSLVENANSGSQQVLDSLLNKFLDGIGDAGTSQRKMMQEASRDVQVALSGLGDQMSGFLKRLDEQSRQTENAAIERQAFLEKQLEALGEQQTDRQRKLGESFENIFEKMVEQLNQQQNDSDLREKERAEQLQGQLRLIVDHGNQAVENIGSEVTRQFKEQQTRDEARQKEFADNVTSMQQIQNQLMDRVEFMLSNQKELFDAVHRQMVGLQEQFKGLAEAHSLSGNEVSNAAQQMRQASNQLGLLSANIRQATEVLSRDVAQAAETTAGLADENRKINQVMQETLQGYGSFSKEMDGIADKLNLATASAQSGFEAVHKHLDHFKNSLKAHIEEVEDHVAKLLSDYAATVQSQTGERMREWNAHTNEYIAIMTNAVKALSDVVDGMETKCSAA; via the coding sequence ATGCCACAACAAAATTTTAGTGTTATTCACCTCATGCCTCACTTTTCTGAAGTCTTCCAAGGCAACTTTTCTTCTTCCCACGGCTTGAGTGCCGCTATTGTCTTGTTTTTGTTGGTGGTAGCAATTGGCTTTCTGTCTTTCGCCATTTCAAAATATCTTCAAGCAAAACGACAAATTCTATTTTATGAAACCCTTGTAAGTGGAATTAACCAGTCTGAACTGGCAGGCCGGCAGCGAGAGATTACTCAGAATGCTCTACAGCATTCAGATTACGGCAAACTTTGGAAAGAGTTTGACGAAACTCTTGTTATTTCTCCCGACGGCACCCGGCTTTTCAATACACTTGATGCAGAACATTTTTTTAATAATCATACTCTTGCCCGAGGTTTAACTGAAAACAGATTACTGGCCGCTGTTCCTGGTTTCCTCACCGCAATCGGAGTCATCGGTACTTTTGCCGGTTTGCAAATGGGATTGGGGTCCCTGGAATTAAGTCAGCAGGCCGGGGTTGAGGCCCTGCAGCAGGGCATCGGTCATATGATCAAGGGTGCCTCCGTTGCATTTCTAACTTCGGTATGGGGCGTTTTTACAAGTGTTCTTTTTAATTTCATTGAAAAAATGCTCGAAAGGGGTGTTAAGAAGCGAATCGCGAACTTGCAAAATTTGATCGACTATCTTTATCCCCGAATCAATGCTGAACAATCCTTAGTTTCCATCGTCGACCACACTCGTAATTCAAGTGAGACTTTGCAGGGCTTGGCGGAAAAGATCGGTGATCGTCTTCAAGAATCCCTTCTCCAAGTTTCGGATAATATCCGGACTGGATTGGAAGAAAGTCTAAGCCTGATAATGGCGCCTGCGATCCAATCGTTGGTGGAAAATGCCAATAGCGGTTCCCAGCAGGTCCTCGACAGTTTACTCAACAAGTTTCTGGATGGAATTGGCGATGCGGGAACTTCACAACGAAAAATGATGCAAGAGGCATCGCGAGATGTTCAGGTTGCTCTTAGTGGTTTGGGTGACCAGATGTCCGGTTTTCTAAAACGTTTGGACGAACAGTCGCGGCAGACAGAAAATGCTGCTATAGAGCGCCAAGCTTTCCTTGAAAAGCAACTTGAGGCCCTTGGAGAGCAGCAAACAGACCGCCAAAGGAAGCTTGGAGAGTCCTTTGAGAACATTTTTGAAAAAATGGTGGAACAACTGAACCAACAGCAAAATGATTCTGACCTAAGGGAAAAGGAAAGAGCAGAACAACTGCAGGGTCAGCTTCGCCTGATTGTTGATCATGGTAATCAGGCCGTTGAGAACATCGGAAGCGAGGTCACTCGGCAGTTTAAAGAACAGCAAACGCGTGATGAGGCCCGGCAGAAGGAGTTTGCGGACAATGTAACATCTATGCAGCAGATCCAGAACCAACTTATGGACCGGGTCGAATTTATGCTGTCCAATCAAAAGGAGTTGTTTGACGCAGTTCATCGTCAAATGGTTGGCCTGCAGGAGCAATTTAAGGGGTTGGCTGAAGCCCATAGCCTTTCCGGAAATGAAGTATCGAACGCGGCTCAACAGATGAGGCAGGCGAGCAATCAACTGGGTCTTCTGTCGGCTAATATCAGGCAGGCAACAGAGGTTCTGTCCAGGGATGTAGCTCAAGCCGCAGAGACTACGGCTGGTCTTGCAGATGAAAACCGGAAAATCAACCAGGTCATGCAAGAAACTCTGCAGGGTTACGGAAGTTTCAGCAAGGAAATGGATGGTATCGCCGATAAGCTGAATTTGGCAACCGCAAGCGCCCAGAGTGGTTTTGAGGCTGTTCATAAACATCTGGACCATTTTAAGAATTCACTCAAAGCTCATATCGAAGAAGTTGAAGACCACGTAGCCAAACTTCTTAGCGATTACGCCGCCACTGTCCAGAGCCAGACCGGTGAACGTATGCGGGAGTGGAATGCTCATACCAACGAGTACATCGCCATCATGACAAATGCAGTCAAAGCATTGTCTGACGTGGTTGATGGAATGGAAACGAAATGTAGCGCCGCATGA